In one window of Pseudorasbora parva isolate DD20220531a chromosome 7, ASM2467924v1, whole genome shotgun sequence DNA:
- the phf20l1 gene encoding PHD finger protein 20-like protein 1 isoform X1, giving the protein MSKKPPNRPGITFEVGARVEAQDYLQKWYPSRIEKIDYDEGKMLVHFDRWSHRYDEWILWDSSRLRPLERPALRKEGLKEEEVSERLSEMRASRLRELPGSTESTEDQKDLPQQRQELRDGEEVLARWTDCRYYPAKIESINKEGTYTVQFYDGVIRCVKRIHIKSMPEDAKGQQDWIALVKAASAAAKNKGGNRPRTSANSNKDREDRRERRSDEEFDDDDDDDDDDDDDDDDDESESEKLAHQDSEEEDSKPAVEEDSKPAVVEDIKPAVEEDVKPAVEEDVKPAVEELESATAKRRSKRQGNLSSSKRTRLSKGAGCADTESECKAESKELPVTSQQKVSGSEASPAEARSQSASAQRTQASHSSPSLCKPRSRRLKHDSGESTASSQNTTAAPEPSPSSSSTHTLPDSTHTAPPNSPQRRRRSQRLATSSDQAYPSSPHMRDSITHPPPPDGSQKAEEDSSTAVKTEASSQKPVSGSPSTAPPTGGAQSPIIEKDKMTDMLPSNQTTLEGSSPSVVTTASQKVPSRTPKANKHAREPIINSKKSDDPTAPNESLIDLDHNKFKCKVPGCSKAFRKAKLLDYHLKYYHNTEKEMDSEVCSPERVGRTRATSASMPTSTLSDIPDNKRRRTVSTSSSLSSQGFMLHMDSAGCARPPKFCKKKRSSASVSSDSTEVSLPPPTFDNLHDKILKKDKHLDGLCIKTERKFKLEDKCQLFAKKRDKDRRDRKEKDLFRIKQKKKKKKKKKSKLHCYSDLDEMSLSYLERPSSPLHRSSSSAFKHTTFQYPRAILSVDLTGENLSDIDFLEDSTTESLLFSGDEYNQDLDSITMDDFQDEDDVGADEIVRCICEMDEENGFMIQCEECMCWQHSVCMGLLEDSIPDQYICYICRDPPGQRWSAKYRHDKDWLQKGHMYGLSFLTENYSHQNAKKIVSTHQLLADVYSVKNLLHGLQLKMDILQNKHNPSLHLWARSWVNSDEDQPMGGVPDCLHFKEHLNQNSNPETYITSEHSYQKPPGTGPEHARDEPGIQTAAQFNIKEEEVSSAIALSGCVNDSGLGSMEQARNCLQWQMNLLTHIEDIQNQLSGRMDLIEKELDVLESWLDFTGELEPPDPLARLPQLKCRIKQLLTDLGKVQQMSALCSV; this is encoded by the exons ATGAGCAAGAAACCTCCAAATCGACCAGGGATCACTTTTGAGGTTGGCGCTAGGGTTGAGGCCCAGGACTACCTGCAAAAATG GTACCCTTCACGTATCGAGAAGATTGATTATGACGAGGGAAAGATGCTTGTGCATTTTGACCGTTGGAGCCATAGGTACGACGAATGGATTCTCTGGGACAGCAGCAGACTTCGGCCTTTAGAGAGACCTGCACTCCGCAAAGAGGGTCTCAAAGAAGAGGAGGTGTCT GAGAGACTCAGCGAGATGAGAGCATCTCGCCTTCGTGAGCTTCCTGGAAGTACAGAGAGCACAGAGGACCAAAAAGACTTACCTCAGCAGAGACAA gAATTGAGAGATGGTGAGGAGGTGCTTGCCCGATGGACAGATTGCCGCTACTACCCTGCCAAGATTGAAAGTATCAACAAGGAAG GCACTTACACTGTACAGTTTTATGATGGAGTCATTCGATGTGTGAAAAGAATCCACATCAAGTCCATGCCAGAAGATGCAAAAGGACAA CAGGACTGGATCGCTCTGGTGAAGGCTGCCTCAGCTGCAGCCAAGAATAAAGGAGGGAACAGACCACGTACCAGCGCCAACAGCAACAAGGACCGAGAGGACAGGAGAGAACGACGATCGGATGAAGagtttgatgatgatgatgatgacgacgaCGACGACGATGATGACGACGATGATGATGAGAGCGAATCAGAGAAACTTG CACATCAAGACTCAGAAGAGGAGGACAGTAAGCCGGCTGTTGAAGAGGACAGTAAGCCAGCTGTTGTGGAGGACATTAAACCGGCTGTTGAGGAGGACGTTAAACCGGCTGTTGAGGAGGACGTTAAACCGGCTGTTGAGGAGCTTGAATCAGCAACAGCAAAGAGGAGGAGCAAAAGACAAGGCAACTTGAGTAGCAGTAAAAGGACTCGTCTCAGCAAAGGGGCAG GATGTGCTGACACTGAATCTGAATGCAAAGCAGAGTCAAAAGAGCTTCCAGTAACATCACAGCAG AAAGTGTCAGGTTCAGAGGCTAGTCCAGCTGAAGCGAGATCCCAGTCTGCCAGTGCCCAAAGAACCCAAGCATCACACTCCAGCCCATCCCTGTGCAAGCCTCGCTCAAGAAGACTTAAACACGACTCGGGAGAGTCCACAGCTAGCAGTCAGAACACAACCGCAGCCCCTGAACCAAGTCCTTCATCCAGTTCGACACACACCCTTCCAGACAGCACACACACTG CCCCTCCCAACTCCCCCCAGAGAAGGAGACGGTCTCAGCGTCTAGCAACAAGTTCTGACCAGGCTTACCCCTCTTCTCCTCACATGAGGGATTCTATCACTCACCCTCCTCCCCCAGATGGCTCTCAGAAAGCTG AAGAAGACAGCAGCACTGCAGTTAAAACAGAAGCTTCTTCACAAAAGCCAGTTTCAGGAAGTCCATCCACAGCTCCTCCCACTGGCGGTGCTCAGTCTCCAATCATTGAGAAGGACAAGATGACAGACATGTTACCCAGTAACCAAACAACACTTGAAGGGAGCTCCCCCTCTGTAGTGACAA CTGCAAGTCAGAAAGTTCCTTCCAGGACTCCTAAAGCCAACAAACATGCCAGAGAGCCAA TTATAAACAGCAAGAAGTCTGATGACCCCACTGCTCCCAATGAGTCTCTAATAGACCTGGACCATAATAAATTCAAGTGTAAAGTCCCTGGATGCTCTAAAGCATTCCGGAAAGCAAAGCTGTTAGACTATCACCTGAAGTACTATCATAACACTGAGAAAGAAATGGACAGCGAGGTCTGCTCACCAGAAAGGGTTGGTCGCACCAGGGCCACTTCTGCTTCCATGCCTACAAGCACCTTGTCAGATATCCCAGATAACAAGAGACGCAGGACCGTCTCTACTTCTTCTT CTCTGTCCTCTCAGGGCTTTATGCTTCATATGGACAGCGCTGGCTGTGCGAGGCCTCCTAAGTTCTGCAAGAAGAAACGTTCCTCTGCCTCTGTCAGTTCAGACAGTACAGAGGTCTCACTGCCTCCTCCAACCTTTGATAACCTCCATGACAAAATTCTCAAGAAGGACAAGCACCTTGATG gGCTTTGCATAAAGACAGAGCGGAAATTCAAACTGGAGGATAAATGTCAGTTGTTTG CGAAAAAGAGGGATAAAGACAGGAGGGACAGGAAAGAGAAGGACCTTTTCCGAATTAaacagaagaaaaagaaaaaaaagaagaagaaatcaAAACTGCACT GTTATTCAGACCTGGATGAGATGTCGTTGTCTTACTTGGAAAGACCGTCTTCCCCACTACATCGTTCTTCCTCTAGTGCCTTCAAGCACACCACCTTCCAATACCCTCGTGCCATACTGTCCGTTGACCTCACCGGGGAGA ACCTGTCAGACATCGACTTCCTGGAAGACTCAACCACTGAGAGTTTGCTGTTCAGTGGAGATGAGTATAACCAGGATCTAGACTCGATCACTATGGATGACTTCCAGGATGAGGATGATGTTGGTGCAGATGAAATTGTTCGCTGTATCTGTGAGATGGATGAAGAAAATGGGTTCATGATTCAG TGTGAGGAGTGTATGTGCTGGCAGCACAGTGTGTGTATGGGGCTTTTGGAAGATAGCATCCCTGATCAATACATCTGTTACATCTGCCGGGACCCACCAG GTCAGAGGTGGAGTGCTAAATACCGCCATGATAAAGACTGGCTCCAAAAGGGCCACATGTATGGCCTGTCCTTCCTCACAGAGAACTACTCGCATCAGAATGCCAAGAAAATTGTGTCCACTCACCAGCTGCTGGCTGATGTTTACAGTGTTAAGAACTTGCTTCATGGCCTTCAGCTGAAGATGGATATTTTACA GAACAAGCATAACCCAAGTTTGCACTTGTGGGCTCGGTCTTGGGTGAACTCCGATGAGGATCAGCCTATGGGTGGGGTTCCGGACTGCCTACATTTCAAAGAGCACCTCAACCAGAACTCAAACCCTGAAACCTATATTACCAGCGAGCACAGCTACCAGAAACCTCCCGGTACAGGCCCCGAACATGCAAGGGATGAACCGGGGATACAAACAGCCGCTCAGTTTAACATAAAGGAAGAAGAG GTGAGCAGTGCAATTGCTCTGTCTGGCTGTGTGAATGACAGCGGCCTGGGCTCCATGGAACAGGCCAGGAACTGCCTGCAATGGCAGATGAACCTGCTTACTCACATAGAGGACATTCAGAACCAGCTGTCTGGCCGCATGGACCTCATCGAGAAAGAGCTTGATG TGCTGGAGAGTTGGTTGGACTTCACGGGTGAACTGGAGCCCCCCGATCCCCTGGCCAGACTCCCACAGCTCAAGTGCCGCATCAAACAGCTTCTGACGGACCTGGGAAAAGTGCAGCAGATGAGCGCCCTCTGCTCTGTGTGA